The following proteins come from a genomic window of Terribacillus aidingensis:
- a CDS encoding MarR family transcriptional regulator, producing the protein MVHDTLTAERIAAIEKELRHIAAIIKQKGREILLQYPITAPQFVALQWLADKGDMTTGDLSQTIRLAISTTTDIVDRLEKNELVKRVRDEKDRRIVRVHILEKGELIISEVIKKRQAYLQELLETFSLEEADQLQLLLHKLHGKMNDYEQLEAKTEKKKRR; encoded by the coding sequence ATGGTGCACGACACACTGACAGCTGAAAGAATTGCAGCGATCGAAAAAGAGCTGCGACATATTGCCGCAATCATCAAGCAAAAAGGACGTGAGATCCTCCTGCAGTATCCGATTACGGCACCGCAGTTCGTCGCGCTGCAATGGCTGGCGGACAAAGGAGATATGACGACTGGCGACCTTTCCCAGACAATCAGGCTTGCAATCAGTACGACGACTGATATCGTAGACAGGCTCGAGAAGAATGAGCTTGTGAAACGCGTGCGTGATGAAAAGGACCGGCGCATCGTACGAGTGCATATCCTGGAAAAGGGAGAACTGATCATCTCGGAAGTGATCAAAAAGCGTCAAGCATATCTGCAAGAGCTGCTGGAAACTTTTTCTTTGGAAGAGGCAGACCAGCTGCAGTTGCTCTTACATAAGTTACACGGTAAAATGAATGATTACGAACAGCTAGAGGCTAAAACAGAGAAGAAAAAGAGGAGATAA